Proteins from a single region of Abyssalbus ytuae:
- a CDS encoding PorP/SprF family type IX secretion system membrane protein codes for MIKQLRHIIIVLILSTAVLSAQDEADRPAVGLEILSHNMLKFNKHIINPAFSFVGEKQASVSMYHRRQWGAFNEFPQFYYLGYSGTIGDKMGLGIGAFQHNVGVFSNTGAILNYSYSAQLSRDSYLTFGINTSVYTSGINASKINSYQEDPTLANLQNSFIISAQPGVNFSIGKFDIGIYAENIFDYNVSTSEMLTEFGEKTFSGHLQYTYDFERLSGIFENARLISLLRARKFQEETSIAAGFLFDVPDTGWFQLGYESIYGASAGVGYILLNSLSLGYAVEKGFGDGLKDFGLTHEFTLAYSFTQVGGNRTSSSRSRSRRTVRRRPITRPTAPVVKTPPPPVTQEEPVVVEETPPVSNQPTVADVLNAKDAPVSEETPPIIEEEPVIIEEVPEPPVVEEEPVVAVKEPEIPVSEEDSLSVARATITKENEEVIKELVRARKDFVNEEDLEEIALEKAKELYGVKRDKSESIEGVQSGYYIISNTYITERYLNASLSRLREEGMDANYFYNPNDELNYVYLGRFDNMEEVLEYYKNNQEIAFNNRTTVYKVEDDDQSQIVKGKENTTEVSQVIEVPDMESGYYMVTHVFAIPENAEVQIEKMKKQGLNVKSFVNPKNLYIYIYLENHSTFEEAEKAYQSNLNNTYDREVLIMSVNQE; via the coding sequence ATGATTAAACAACTAAGGCACATTATAATTGTATTAATACTAAGCACAGCGGTTTTGAGCGCTCAGGATGAAGCCGACAGACCTGCTGTAGGACTTGAAATATTATCTCATAATATGCTTAAGTTTAATAAACATATTATTAACCCGGCCTTCTCTTTTGTGGGAGAAAAACAAGCTTCGGTAAGTATGTACCATAGAAGGCAATGGGGTGCTTTTAATGAATTTCCGCAATTTTACTATCTCGGTTATTCAGGAACCATTGGTGATAAAATGGGATTGGGTATAGGAGCTTTTCAACATAATGTAGGGGTTTTCAGCAACACAGGGGCAATATTAAATTATTCATATTCTGCCCAATTGTCTCGTGATAGTTATTTAACATTTGGAATAAATACTTCTGTATATACCAGTGGAATTAACGCAAGTAAAATAAATTCTTACCAGGAAGATCCCACCTTGGCAAATCTTCAGAACAGCTTTATAATCAGTGCACAACCCGGGGTAAATTTTTCCATAGGGAAGTTTGACATAGGTATTTATGCCGAAAACATATTTGATTATAATGTTTCAACCAGTGAAATGCTTACTGAGTTTGGCGAAAAAACTTTTTCAGGCCACCTACAATATACCTACGATTTTGAAAGACTAAGCGGAATTTTTGAAAATGCCAGATTAATAAGCTTATTAAGAGCCAGAAAATTTCAGGAAGAAACTTCAATTGCTGCCGGTTTTTTATTTGATGTTCCCGACACAGGGTGGTTTCAATTAGGGTATGAAAGTATTTATGGAGCTTCAGCCGGAGTTGGCTATATTTTGCTAAATAGTTTATCTCTTGGTTATGCTGTAGAAAAGGGATTTGGAGACGGGTTAAAAGATTTCGGACTTACCCATGAGTTTACTTTGGCCTATTCTTTCACTCAGGTGGGAGGTAACCGTACAAGTTCTTCACGATCCAGAAGCAGGCGTACAGTAAGAAGAAGGCCTATAACCAGACCTACAGCTCCGGTAGTAAAAACTCCGCCACCACCTGTTACACAAGAGGAACCTGTAGTAGTGGAAGAAACGCCACCGGTAAGCAACCAACCAACAGTAGCAGATGTTTTGAATGCTAAAGATGCTCCGGTTTCAGAAGAAACACCGCCAATTATAGAAGAAGAACCTGTAATAATTGAAGAAGTTCCGGAACCACCGGTTGTAGAAGAAGAACCGGTAGTAGCAGTTAAAGAACCTGAAATTCCGGTATCTGAAGAAGACTCCTTAAGCGTAGCAAGGGCAACCATTACTAAAGAAAATGAAGAAGTTATTAAAGAACTGGTAAGGGCAAGAAAAGATTTTGTAAATGAAGAAGACCTTGAAGAAATAGCCCTTGAAAAAGCAAAAGAGCTTTACGGTGTAAAACGGGATAAGTCTGAAAGTATTGAAGGAGTACAGAGCGGATATTATATAATTAGCAATACCTATATAACAGAAAGATACCTGAATGCATCTCTTAGCAGGTTAAGAGAAGAAGGTATGGATGCGAACTACTTCTACAATCCGAATGATGAATTAAATTATGTTTATTTAGGCAGGTTTGATAATATGGAAGAAGTATTGGAATACTACAAAAACAACCAGGAAATCGCATTTAATAACAGGACCACGGTTTATAAAGTAGAAGATGATGACCAAAGCCAGATTGTAAAAGGCAAAGAAAATACTACCGAGGTTAGTCAGGTAATAGAAGTGCCGGATATGGAAAGTGGCTATTATATGGTAACCCATGTATTTGCAATACCTGAAAATGCTGAAGTTCAGATTGAAAAAATGAAAAAACAAGGATTAAACGTTAAATCGTTTGTGAATCCTAAGAACCTATATATCTATATTTATTTAGAGAATCATTCAACGTTTGAAGAAGCTGAAAAAGCTTATCAATCTAATTTAAACAACACATATGACAGAGAGGTGCTGATTATGTCAGTTAACCAGGAGTAA
- a CDS encoding gliding motility-associated C-terminal domain-containing protein: MRKLYTNLFYLLVLVFFININSAVAQTLGKPDPQFSAPCADSDFNSYNVNFSWEAPLVASDNVFILEMSDREGSFSDPVELASVNNSNTTFDIVFNFSFPTNTSGANYRVRVKATNPALISPESDPFAAYYLNVDQPLIINNYEDVVLCGDSPGIISVDNFPNEQSYTWYKDGTIIGGENSASIFVTQTGLYYVEVDYGEFCSTDTASNIIEVFEGGTGTNENVTISANGSLDCESAGGSVTITSSINNPDYEYTWYRNGAVISGENTSSLITGEGGTYLLEILIGDCPIFSNELTIEGGAENEITIEPEGNIFLDDGETVTVTASGGDSYQWFNSDGDLISNTSSVDISEVGTYTLIAVSGTCEIERTIVATDNNSNKIQNVLTPNGDNINDTWQLPGRYAFNNNVEVIIYGPTGEVLFQINGYQNDWPQSTLTHNKNNPVYYYRILEGSNVLEQGSITLIQ, encoded by the coding sequence ATGAGAAAACTTTATACTAACCTATTTTACCTGCTGGTATTGGTGTTTTTTATAAACATCAATTCTGCTGTTGCTCAAACTTTGGGCAAACCCGACCCCCAGTTTTCAGCGCCTTGTGCTGACAGTGACTTCAATAGTTATAATGTTAATTTTTCATGGGAAGCTCCCCTGGTAGCTTCAGACAATGTTTTTATTCTCGAGATGTCAGACAGGGAAGGCAGTTTTTCAGATCCTGTGGAGCTGGCAAGTGTAAACAATTCCAACACTACTTTTGACATAGTTTTTAATTTTTCATTTCCCACTAACACATCGGGGGCTAATTACAGGGTGAGGGTTAAAGCAACAAATCCGGCCTTGATAAGTCCCGAAAGCGATCCTTTTGCTGCTTATTATCTGAATGTTGACCAACCTTTGATTATAAATAATTATGAAGATGTGGTATTATGCGGAGATTCGCCCGGCATTATTAGTGTAGATAACTTTCCCAACGAACAATCTTATACCTGGTATAAAGACGGAACAATAATAGGGGGCGAAAACAGTGCTTCTATATTTGTCACACAAACAGGTTTGTATTATGTGGAAGTAGATTATGGAGAATTCTGTTCTACCGATACCGCTTCTAATATTATTGAAGTTTTTGAAGGTGGTACAGGAACCAATGAAAATGTTACTATTTCGGCTAATGGAAGTTTAGATTGTGAATCGGCCGGAGGTAGTGTAACAATTACATCAAGCATTAATAATCCGGATTATGAATATACATGGTATAGAAACGGGGCGGTAATTTCTGGTGAAAACACATCATCTTTAATTACCGGTGAAGGAGGAACATACTTGCTTGAGATATTAATAGGTGATTGTCCTATTTTTTCAAATGAATTAACTATAGAAGGCGGGGCTGAAAATGAAATAACCATTGAACCAGAAGGAAATATTTTTTTAGATGATGGAGAAACAGTCACAGTAACTGCATCAGGTGGCGATAGTTATCAGTGGTTTAACTCTGACGGAGATCTGATTAGCAATACCTCTTCAGTAGATATAAGTGAAGTAGGAACGTATACTTTAATAGCAGTATCCGGCACTTGCGAAATAGAAAGAACAATAGTAGCAACTGATAATAATAGCAATAAAATACAAAATGTGCTGACACCAAACGGTGATAATATAAATGATACCTGGCAGCTACCTGGCAGGTATGCTTTTAATAATAATGTTGAAGTAATTATTTACGGACCCACCGGTGAAGTTTTGTTTCAGATTAATGGCTATCAGAACGATTGGCCGCAATCAACATTAACTCACAACAAAAATAACCCTGTTTATTATTATAGAATTTTAGAAGGAAGCAATGTTTTAGAGCAAGGTTCTATAACCTTAATCCAATAA
- a CDS encoding glutamine--tRNA ligase/YqeY domain fusion protein gives MPDITKSLNFLEHIIEEDINGGFSSQKLRFRFPPEPNGYLHIGHASSICLNFGLGIKYGAPVNLRFDDTNPAKEEQEYVDAIKKDITWLGFKWDQECYASDYFQQLYDWAIQLIKNGKAYVDSQTSDDIALQKGTPTQAGKESPYRERPVEENLDLFEKMKNGEFKEGEHVLRAKIDMASSNMLMRDPIMYRILHKHHHNTGNDWCIYPMYDWAHGESDYIEQVSHSLCTLEFLPHRELYDWFLDQIYDESKVRPKQREFARRNLSHTVVSKRKLLKLVQEDVVSGWDDPRMPTISGLRRRGYTPASIKNFADTIGIAKRENLIDVSLLEFCAREDLNKTAPRVMAVLDPLKVVITNYPENKEEWLDAENNPEEEVMTYRKVPFSREIYIEKEDFKEEANRKFFRLKIGSEVRLKNAYIIKAESCVKDAEGNITEVHCTYDEDSKSGSGTEASMRKVKGTLHWVSVKHAGEAEVRIYDRLFSEAEPDRHEDKDFMEFVNPDSLKVVTGFIEPSLNNANPGDRFQFQRLGYFCVDKNSLSNKIVFNKTVGLRDTWAKIQDKN, from the coding sequence ATGCCTGATATTACCAAGTCGCTCAACTTTTTAGAGCACATTATTGAAGAAGATATAAACGGTGGTTTTTCCTCACAAAAATTACGTTTTCGTTTCCCCCCGGAGCCAAACGGATATTTGCATATTGGACATGCAAGTTCAATATGCCTTAATTTTGGATTGGGAATTAAATATGGTGCTCCTGTAAATCTTCGTTTTGACGATACAAATCCGGCCAAAGAAGAGCAGGAATATGTTGATGCCATAAAAAAAGATATTACCTGGCTTGGTTTTAAATGGGACCAGGAATGCTATGCTTCTGATTATTTTCAACAATTATATGATTGGGCCATCCAGCTTATTAAAAATGGTAAAGCGTATGTAGATAGTCAGACCTCGGATGATATTGCTCTTCAAAAAGGAACTCCCACGCAGGCAGGTAAAGAAAGCCCTTATAGGGAAAGACCTGTTGAAGAAAATCTTGATTTGTTTGAAAAAATGAAAAATGGTGAGTTTAAAGAAGGAGAGCATGTGCTTCGTGCTAAAATTGATATGGCCTCATCAAATATGTTAATGCGGGATCCCATTATGTACAGAATTCTCCATAAACACCATCACAATACCGGCAATGACTGGTGCATATACCCCATGTATGACTGGGCCCACGGAGAAAGTGATTATATAGAACAAGTTTCTCACTCCCTCTGTACTTTAGAGTTTTTACCCCATCGTGAATTATACGATTGGTTTCTTGATCAAATTTATGATGAAAGCAAGGTAAGACCCAAACAAAGAGAATTTGCAAGAAGAAATCTTAGCCATACTGTAGTAAGCAAAAGAAAGCTTCTAAAATTAGTGCAGGAAGATGTGGTATCGGGCTGGGACGACCCACGTATGCCTACTATTTCAGGATTAAGGAGAAGGGGATATACTCCTGCCTCTATCAAAAATTTTGCCGACACTATAGGAATAGCCAAACGTGAAAATTTAATTGATGTTTCGCTACTGGAATTTTGCGCAAGGGAAGACCTTAATAAAACTGCCCCGCGTGTAATGGCCGTTTTAGATCCTTTAAAAGTGGTAATCACCAATTACCCTGAAAACAAAGAAGAATGGCTTGATGCTGAAAACAATCCGGAAGAAGAAGTGATGACCTACAGAAAAGTTCCTTTTTCACGCGAAATCTATATTGAAAAAGAAGACTTTAAAGAAGAGGCCAACCGAAAGTTTTTCCGACTTAAAATCGGAAGCGAAGTCCGGCTGAAAAATGCTTACATAATAAAAGCTGAAAGCTGTGTGAAAGATGCCGAGGGAAATATTACCGAAGTTCATTGTACTTATGATGAAGATAGTAAAAGCGGTAGCGGCACAGAAGCAAGTATGAGAAAGGTGAAAGGTACCCTACACTGGGTGTCAGTTAAACATGCCGGGGAAGCCGAAGTAAGAATTTATGACAGATTATTTAGTGAAGCAGAACCTGACCGACATGAAGATAAAGACTTTATGGAGTTTGTAAACCCTGATTCACTAAAGGTGGTAACTGGTTTTATCGAACCAAGTCTTAATAATGCCAATCCGGGAGATAGATTTCAATTTCAAAGACTCGGATATTTTTGTGTGGATAAAAATTCCCTTTCAAATAAAATAGTATTCAACAAAACGGTAGGTTTGAGGGATACATGGGCTAAAATTCAGGATAAAAACTAG
- a CDS encoding SPFH domain-containing protein, whose translation MNIIFWIPIIFFGLIIFFSSFFVVKQQTAVVIERFGRFLSIRNSGLQMKIPLVDRIAGKLSLKIQQLDVIVETKTLDDVFVKLKVSVQYVVIREKVYEAFYKLEYPHDQITSYVFDVVRAEVPKMKLDDVFVKKDDIAIAVKGELQDAMLEYGYDIIKTLVTDIDPDGQVKAAMNRINAAEREKIAAQFEGDAARILIVEKAKAEAESKRLQGQGIADQRREIARGLEESVEVLNKVGINSQEASALIVVTQHYDTLQSIGEETNSNLILLPNSPQAGSDMLNNMVASFTASNQIGEAMKKQNKNKSDD comes from the coding sequence ATGAACATAATATTCTGGATTCCAATTATTTTTTTCGGACTGATTATTTTTTTCAGTTCCTTTTTTGTTGTAAAACAACAAACGGCCGTTGTTATAGAAAGGTTTGGCCGTTTTTTGAGTATTAGAAATTCAGGTTTGCAAATGAAAATTCCGCTGGTAGACCGAATTGCCGGAAAATTAAGCTTAAAAATACAACAGCTCGATGTTATTGTTGAAACCAAGACACTGGATGATGTGTTTGTTAAATTAAAAGTTTCCGTTCAGTATGTGGTGATAAGAGAAAAAGTGTATGAGGCATTTTATAAGCTGGAGTACCCGCACGATCAAATTACTTCATATGTATTTGATGTGGTAAGGGCAGAAGTGCCTAAGATGAAACTAGATGATGTTTTTGTTAAAAAGGACGATATTGCCATTGCCGTAAAAGGAGAATTGCAGGATGCTATGTTGGAGTACGGTTATGATATTATTAAAACATTGGTAACAGATATTGATCCGGATGGGCAGGTTAAAGCTGCTATGAACAGGATTAATGCTGCTGAGCGTGAAAAAATAGCGGCTCAGTTTGAAGGGGATGCAGCCAGGATTTTGATTGTTGAAAAAGCCAAAGCCGAAGCAGAAAGTAAACGCCTGCAAGGGCAGGGGATAGCCGACCAGAGAAGGGAGATTGCCCGTGGTTTGGAAGAATCGGTAGAAGTACTGAATAAAGTTGGCATTAATTCCCAGGAAGCATCTGCATTAATTGTAGTGACTCAGCATTATGACACTCTCCAATCAATAGGAGAAGAAACTAACAGCAATTTAATACTCCTTCCTAATTCACCCCAGGCTGGCAGCGATATGTTAAATAACATGGTAGCATCTTTTACTGCAAGTAATCAGATAGGTGAGGCTATGAAAAAACAAAACAAAAATAAGTCTGACGATTAA
- a CDS encoding riboflavin synthase produces the protein MFTGIIEELGKVVKLKKDQENIHITIQSNITNELDIDESIAHNGVCLTVVSVSEDKYTVTAIKETLDKSSLGFLKEGDHVNLERAMRLGDRLDGHIVQGHVDQTAVCTNIEDEDGSWRFTFEYDSNIGNITIEKGSIAIDGTSLTVVDSGTNSFSVAIIPYTFDNTCFKYYKVGSIVNLEFDVIGKYVSRLYSSSR, from the coding sequence ATGTTTACGGGAATAATAGAAGAACTGGGAAAAGTTGTTAAACTTAAAAAAGACCAGGAAAACATCCACATTACCATTCAAAGTAATATTACAAACGAATTGGATATTGATGAAAGTATAGCACATAACGGAGTGTGCTTAACTGTTGTTTCGGTTAGTGAAGATAAATATACCGTGACAGCTATTAAAGAAACCTTAGACAAAAGCAGCTTGGGGTTTTTGAAGGAAGGAGATCATGTTAATCTTGAAAGAGCAATGAGGTTAGGCGACCGGCTTGATGGTCATATTGTTCAGGGCCATGTTGACCAGACTGCTGTGTGTACTAATATTGAAGATGAGGATGGAAGCTGGAGGTTTACATTTGAATATGACAGTAATATTGGTAACATTACTATTGAAAAAGGCTCCATAGCAATAGACGGAACCAGCTTAACAGTAGTAGATTCCGGAACAAACAGTTTTAGCGTTGCAATTATACCCTACACTTTTGATAATACATGTTTTAAATATTATAAGGTGGGGTCTATTGTTAACCTGGAATTTGATGTAATTGGAAAATATGTATCCAGATTGTACTCTTCTTCACGGTAA
- the pdxA gene encoding 4-hydroxythreonine-4-phosphate dehydrogenase PdxA encodes MSSEKKIKVGISVGDLNGIGCEIILKTFEDTRMLDFCTPVIFGSTKTISFQKKHFNINLNYNGIYKLSETVDGRINILNIWKETPNVDFGKETKEGGKYAFISLKKAVEALKNDEIDVLVTAPINKHNIQSENFKFPGHTDFLAKELTGEALMFMISDSLKIGLITDHVPVKDISSHITPELIEKKVNKMYESLQKDFRIRRPKIAVLGINPHSGDNGVIGNEDDEILKPTLKKIQESGKLVYGPYSADSFFGSDGYKNFDAVLASYHDQGLIPFKTLSFGNGVNYTAGLSKVRTSPDHGTAYEIAGKGEADFNSFKEAVFSAIKIYRNRKEFEKLNKNPLKKLSAKV; translated from the coding sequence ATGAGCAGTGAAAAAAAAATAAAAGTTGGAATATCTGTTGGGGACCTGAACGGTATTGGTTGCGAAATAATATTAAAAACCTTTGAAGACACCAGGATGCTTGATTTTTGTACTCCTGTTATATTCGGTTCGACCAAAACCATTTCTTTTCAAAAAAAACATTTTAATATCAACCTGAACTACAACGGCATTTATAAATTATCGGAAACTGTGGACGGTAGAATAAATATTTTAAATATCTGGAAAGAAACTCCTAATGTAGACTTTGGAAAAGAAACAAAAGAAGGCGGAAAGTATGCTTTCATTTCACTTAAAAAAGCCGTAGAAGCCCTTAAAAATGATGAAATTGATGTTCTTGTTACCGCACCTATAAATAAACATAATATTCAATCGGAAAACTTTAAGTTTCCGGGACACACCGACTTTCTTGCAAAAGAGTTAACGGGGGAAGCCCTTATGTTTATGATTTCGGACAGCCTTAAAATTGGTTTGATAACAGACCATGTTCCGGTTAAAGATATTAGCAGTCATATAACTCCTGAGCTTATTGAAAAAAAGGTAAATAAAATGTATGAATCTTTACAAAAAGACTTCAGAATACGAAGGCCTAAAATAGCGGTTTTAGGCATAAATCCGCATAGTGGTGATAATGGGGTAATTGGAAACGAAGATGATGAAATACTTAAACCAACCCTAAAAAAAATACAGGAATCAGGTAAATTGGTTTACGGGCCTTATTCTGCCGACAGTTTTTTTGGTTCGGATGGATATAAAAATTTTGATGCAGTGTTAGCCTCCTATCATGACCAGGGATTAATCCCTTTTAAAACATTGTCATTCGGAAACGGTGTAAATTATACAGCCGGTTTATCTAAAGTTCGCACGTCACCGGATCATGGAACTGCTTATGAAATTGCCGGGAAAGGTGAGGCAGATTTTAATTCGTTTAAAGAAGCTGTTTTCTCTGCCATCAAAATTTACAGGAATAGAAAGGAGTTTGAAAAACTAAATAAAAATCCCTTAAAAAAATTATCAGCAAAAGTTTAG
- a CDS encoding YceD family protein, producing the protein METLKEYDIPFVGLKVGKHQFEYQIDNTFFEAFNYNEFNSCNITVKVVLDKKSSMLELNLKSKGVVNVPCDLTNEPFDLEVKNKLYLVVKFGEEYNNENEELLILPHGEHKVNIAQYIYEMIVLSVPAKRVHPGIKDGTLSSDILKKLDELQPKEEKNNTREDTDPRWDKLKKLLTDK; encoded by the coding sequence ATGGAGACGCTTAAGGAATATGACATTCCATTTGTAGGATTAAAAGTGGGCAAGCACCAGTTTGAGTATCAAATTGACAATACGTTCTTTGAGGCTTTTAACTATAATGAATTTAATAGTTGTAACATTACTGTTAAAGTTGTTTTAGATAAAAAAAGTTCAATGCTCGAACTTAACTTAAAAAGTAAAGGTGTTGTAAATGTTCCTTGTGACCTTACAAATGAACCCTTTGATCTGGAGGTTAAAAATAAGTTATATTTGGTAGTGAAGTTTGGTGAAGAATACAATAACGAAAATGAAGAATTGCTTATTCTTCCCCATGGCGAGCATAAAGTTAATATTGCACAATATATATATGAAATGATTGTTCTGTCTGTCCCTGCCAAAAGGGTTCATCCTGGCATTAAAGACGGAACTTTATCATCCGATATATTAAAAAAGTTAGACGAACTTCAGCCTAAAGAAGAAAAAAACAATACCCGGGAGGATACAGACCCCCGATGGGATAAATTGAAAAAACTATTAACGGATAAATAA
- the rpmF gene encoding 50S ribosomal protein L32, which translates to MAHPKRKQSKTRRDKRRTHYKATVPQIAVDPTTGEAHLYHRAHWHEGKLYYRGKVLIDNSEEAVA; encoded by the coding sequence ATGGCACATCCTAAAAGAAAACAGTCAAAAACAAGAAGAGATAAAAGAAGAACTCATTATAAAGCTACTGTACCTCAAATTGCAGTAGATCCTACAACAGGTGAGGCACATTTATATCACAGGGCCCACTGGCATGAAGGAAAACTTTATTACAGAGGAAAAGTTCTTATTGATAACTCTGAAGAAGCAGTTGCTTAA
- a CDS encoding beta-ketoacyl-ACP synthase III, giving the protein MSKLTAAITAVGAYVPDFVLTNQMLEQIVDTNDEWITTRTGIKTRHILKEKGKGTSHMAIKAAENLLEKSNVDPKEIDLVIVSTATPDLPVAATAAYVATKIGAVNAFAYDLQAACSGFLYGMSTASSYIESGRYKKVLLIGADKMSSIIDYEDRATCIIFGDGAGAVLFEPNEEGLGHQDEYLRSDGIGRDFLRIEAGGSILPASEETVKNKQHYVYQDGKTVFKFAVSNMADVAEKIMKRNNLTHNDVHWLVPHQANKRIIDATASRMGIDNSKVMVNIEKYGNTTSATLPLLLRDYENQLKKGDNLIFAAFGGGFTWGSIYLKWAYNSN; this is encoded by the coding sequence ATGAGTAAACTAACAGCAGCAATCACAGCTGTAGGAGCATATGTGCCCGACTTTGTATTAACCAACCAAATGTTGGAACAAATAGTAGATACAAACGATGAATGGATAACAACCAGAACAGGTATTAAAACCAGGCATATTTTAAAAGAAAAAGGTAAGGGAACTTCACATATGGCAATTAAAGCCGCAGAAAATTTGCTTGAAAAAAGCAATGTTGACCCCAAAGAAATAGACCTGGTAATTGTATCTACTGCAACCCCCGATCTTCCGGTGGCTGCTACCGCAGCTTATGTAGCCACAAAAATTGGAGCAGTAAATGCGTTTGCATATGATTTACAAGCTGCATGTTCCGGATTTTTATACGGTATGTCTACTGCATCAAGCTATATAGAATCCGGCAGGTATAAAAAAGTATTATTAATTGGAGCCGATAAAATGTCATCTATAATAGATTATGAAGACAGGGCTACCTGTATAATTTTTGGTGACGGTGCCGGTGCAGTTTTATTTGAACCTAACGAAGAAGGCCTCGGACATCAGGATGAATACCTGAGAAGTGACGGTATAGGAAGAGACTTTTTAAGAATTGAAGCCGGAGGTTCGATTTTGCCCGCTTCTGAAGAAACGGTTAAAAACAAGCAACACTATGTATACCAGGACGGTAAAACAGTATTTAAATTTGCTGTTTCCAACATGGCAGATGTTGCCGAAAAGATAATGAAGCGTAATAACCTTACCCATAATGACGTTCATTGGTTAGTGCCGCATCAGGCAAACAAACGTATTATAGATGCAACTGCTTCCAGAATGGGCATTGACAATTCTAAGGTAATGGTTAATATTGAAAAATATGGTAACACAACCTCTGCTACCCTCCCTTTATTGCTAAGGGATTATGAAAATCAATTAAAAAAAGGTGACAACCTTATTTTTGCTGCTTTTGGGGGAGGATTTACCTGGGGATCCATATATTTAAAATGGGCTTATAATTCTAACTAA
- the accB gene encoding acetyl-CoA carboxylase biotin carboxyl carrier protein, with protein sequence MDLKEIQNLIKFVAKSGASEVKLEMDDIKITIKTTAEESKSDTASYVQQMPVVPAAVPQPVSAPAQTPVAPATEAPVTKEDSKYITIKSPIIGTFYRKPSPDKPAFVEVGDTIGKGDVLCVIEAMKLFNEIESEVSGKIVKVLADDSSPVEFDQPLFLVDPS encoded by the coding sequence ATGGATTTAAAAGAAATTCAAAACCTAATTAAGTTCGTAGCCAAATCCGGTGCAAGTGAAGTGAAGCTTGAAATGGATGATATTAAAATCACTATCAAAACTACGGCTGAAGAAAGCAAAAGTGATACTGCTTCCTATGTTCAGCAAATGCCGGTAGTTCCTGCAGCCGTTCCGCAACCAGTATCGGCTCCGGCTCAAACTCCGGTAGCTCCTGCCACTGAAGCTCCGGTTACCAAAGAAGACAGCAAATACATTACTATAAAATCTCCTATTATAGGAACTTTTTACAGAAAACCTTCCCCGGATAAACCTGCTTTTGTTGAAGTTGGTGATACCATAGGAAAAGGTGATGTTTTATGCGTTATAGAAGCCATGAAACTATTTAACGAAATAGAATCTGAAGTTTCAGGTAAAATCGTTAAAGTATTGGCCGATGATTCATCCCCTGTAGAGTTCGATCAACCTTTATTTTTAGTAGATCCTTCATAA